In Vitis vinifera cultivar Pinot Noir 40024 chromosome 11, ASM3070453v1, a genomic segment contains:
- the LOC100254702 gene encoding uncharacterized protein LOC100254702, giving the protein MAPKSETLAADSTTVATSMDPIFHILKVLPFSFLHPPRLRLKLPSLSLPSPMTVYALLLLTYFMVVSGIVYDVIVEPPGIGSSQDRHTGAVRPVVFLPGRVNGQYIIEGLSSGFMFVLGGIGIVLMDLALDRNRAKSVKVSFASAGVASVVIAYVMSMLFIRIKIPAYLH; this is encoded by the coding sequence ATGGCTCCCAAATCAGAAACCCTAGCAGCCGACTCCACCACCGTTGCTACATCCATGGATCCAATCTTCCACATCCTCAAGGTCCTCCCATTCAGCTTCCTCCACCCGCCGCGGCTCCGCCTGAAGCTGCCGTCGCTCTCCCTCCCCTCCCCCATGACCGTCTACGCCCTCCTCCTCCTCACTTACTTCATGGTGGTCTCCGGAATCGTCTATGACGTCATCGTCGAGCCTCCCGGCATCGGCTCATCCCAGGACCGCCACACCGGTGCCGTCCGTCCCGTCGTCTTCCTTCCCGGCCGTGTCAACGGCCAGTACATCATCGAGGGCCTCTCCTCCGGCTTCATGTTCGTCCTCGGTGGCATTGGCATCGTCCTGATGGACCTCGCTCTGGATCGAAACAGGGCGAAGAGCGTGAAGGTGTCGTTCGCCTCGGCCGGCGTGGCGTCGGTGGTGATTGCGTATGTTATGAGTATGCTCTTCATTCGTATTAAGATCCCAGCTTATCTTCATTGA